A region of the Bryobacteraceae bacterium genome:
CGAGCCGGCCGAATGAAGCGCCGCGTCCGCGCGGCGTCCTCAGCCCAGCGGCCGACCGGCTCAGGCCTGTTTCGAGTGGGGGGCGATACGACCCCGTTCGGGGCTGGGCGCCACGGCGTCGACCGTGTCGGTAAGCTCGACACCTGCCGGGCCATTCATGCCCGAATTGGCGGGCGCGGCGCGCAAATTCCGCGCCTCGGGATGGGAGACTTCGCGCAGGGGTGCTGAACATCACCCACACGGATCCGGTTTTCCAGTTTCGCCGCGCCGCAAACTAAGCTTATAAGTCATTGATATTAATGTGCTTGACTCCGGCGACAGAATGCGATAGGTTTGGCTTGGTTCATGCAAAGGAGCTTCTGAGCCGTTTGTCGGTTCAGAGGCTTAGGTGTAGCCCAAGCATCGAGTTCATGTTCGCTCGCAGAAGGGAGTGCACTATGCGTTCAAGGAGACGCTCTGGCGGTTGGATGAAATGGACGCTGGCGGCGCTGTTGTTGATTACTTCAACAGTGTTGGTCAGTTCGACACAATCCCCGTTCACGCAGCGGGACAAGGCTTTCTATGCCGACGAAGCGACGATCAACTTCGTGCGGCCCGGTCTCGTATTCAAGATCCTCGGTCATGAGATTGCCGCAGACGGCACGGTGAAGGTCCGCTTCCGGATCACGGATCCGAAGGGTGTGCCGCTCGAGCGGGAGGGTATCAACACGCCTGGTCCGGTTTCCACCAGCTTCATTCTGGCCTACCTGCCCAACGACGGGAACCACTGGCGGACCTACACGACCCGGCTGAAGACCAGCACCTGGCCTCCGACGGCCGGCAAGCAGGCGCGGCAATCGTCGGCCGACTCTGGCGGTTCGTACCAGAAGGTTGCCGATGGCGAGTACATTTACACCTTCGGCACCAAGCTGCCGGCCAACTATGACAAGACGGCGACGCATGCGATTTCGCTCTATGGCAACCGCAACCTGAGCGAATTCGAGCTTGGCGTCAACTATGCCACGGACAACTACTACTTCGTGCCGGATGGCTCGGCCGTGAAACGGGTGCGGCAGGTGATCACCACCGAGTCCTGCAACAAGTGTCATGAGGACCTGCGCTTCCACGGCGGCTCGCGCAAGGGAATGGATAACTGCATCCTGTGCCACTCTCCTGCCTACACGATCGGCAACACGACGGTGCAGAACATCAACCCCGAGACGGGCAACACGATCGACATGACGGTGATGATCCACAAGATCCACATGGGCGCCAACCTGCCGAGCGTGCGTGCGGGCCAGCCCTACCGGATCGTGGGCTTTGGCAACAACGTGGCCGATTATTCGAAAATCGGCATGCCCTCCGGCGCCAACAACTGCCAGTGGTGCCACGTGGAGAAGAACGACAAGGCGGCGCAGAAGGACGCCTGGCTTTCCAATCCGACGCGGGCGGCCTGCGGAAGCTGCCATGACAACGTGAACTTTGCCACCGGCGAAAACCACCTGGGCATCATCCAGGTCTCCGACAACCAGTGCAAGAACTGCCACATTCCGCAGGGCGAGCTGGATTTCGACGCTTCGATCCTGGGCGCGCACATTACGGAGCAGAACTCGTCGCTGGTGCGCGGCGCGGTGGCGAAGATCGAACGGATTGAAAACGCCCAGCCCGGCAAGAAGCCGGTGATCACGTTCTCGCTGAAGGACCGGGCTGGCAATCCGATGGCGATCAGCGACCTGATTCCTGGGGCGGGCCGCGGCCGGCTGGCATTCACGCTGGCGCCGCTCGACGTCGACTACGGGCTGAATTTCGGCACGGCCACGACAAAGGGCTACGTCAACGAGACCGTGACCGTGACGAGCGTCACCGGCACCCCGGGCCTTTATACCTACACGATGAACACGGCCATTCCGGCTGACGCCAAAGGCACGTGGACGATCGCGCTCGAGGGACGCACGGACGAGAAAGTCCTGGAAGGCACGCTGAAGGAGCGCGTCATCGAGGTCAACATCCCCAACGATGTCAAGTACGTCTCCGTGGACGGCAGCCCGGTGCAGGCGCGGCGCGTGGTGACGACGACGGCCACCTGCAACCAGTGCCATGCGCGGCTCAGCTTCCACGGCGAGAACCGCAACGAGATCGACAACTGCGTCATCTGCCACAACCCGTCAATGACAGACGCGGCACGCCGTCCGGCCGCGCAGGCGCCGCCGGAGTCGATCAACATGGCGACGATGATCCACCGGATCCACACCGGCGAGGAGCAGCCGCGGGACTACACCATCTACGGCTTCGGCAACGTGCCGCACAACTACAACCACGTCCTGCTGCCGCCGCCGGCCACGGGCGCAAGCTGCACGCTCTGCCACGTGAACAACAGCCAGCAGGCGCCGTCGAAGGGCGTGCTCGCGGTGACCGATCCTCGCGGCTGGCTGAACCCGGTGCAGCCGACCGCGGCGGCCTGTCTGGGGTGCCACGCCAGCCGGGAGGCGGCTTCTCATGCGCTGGCGCACACGACGACGCTCGGCGAGAGCTGCGGCGTCTGCCACGGGCCGAACGCCACGTATAGCGTGAACAAGGTCCACGCGCAGTAAGAAGACTGCCCGGCTGATTCAGACGGGGCGGGCCCGCTGAAGGGCCCGCCCCGGTTCCGCACAGGGGAGCAATCATGAAGATCCGTTACCTGCCGCTGATTGCCGCCTTCGCGTGGGCGGCGTGGCCGGCGGCTGCGCGTCAAGGCCAGGAGCCGGCAAAGAAAGAACAGGCCCCGGCGGCGGCCGCCACCCAGGCCAAGAAGGAGTACGTGGGGTCGGACACCTGCGCGGGGTGTCACGACGAAATCCGCACGAACTTCAAGAAGAACGCGCACATCATTCTGGAAACGACCAGGAGCCGGGGTTGGGAGGGCAAGGCCTGCGAAAGTTGCCACGGGCCGGGCTCGGTTCACGCGGAATCGACGTCGCCGGACGACATTCTCAGCCCGAAGAAGATGACGCCGGCGGCGATCGACCAGATGTGCCTGGCCTGCCACAAGAACCAGCAGACGCAGGCCGGCCGCGTTCAGAGCGGCCATGCGCGCAACAGCGTGCCCTGCACCGCGTGCCACAACGTCCACAAGGCGGGCGAAGAGGCCAGCGCCCGGCAGTTCCGCCGCCCGGCAGGTATCAACCGGAACTGCCAGGGCTGCCATATGGACGTCTGGGCCAGTTTCCAGAAGCCGCACCGGCACCCGCTGCCGGAAGGGGCGATGTCCTGCACGAGCTGCCACAACCCACACGGCAGCTTCCTGAACCGCAACCTGCGACTCGCCAGCGGGCAGCAGCCGGGCTGCTTCCAGTGCCACTCGGACAAGCGCGGGCCGTTCGTCTTCGAGCATGCGCCCGTGCGCAACGAGCCCTGCACGATCTGCCATGAGGCGCACGGTTCGGCCAATCCACGCATGATGACGCGGCATGAGGTGACCAACCTGTGCCTCGAATGCCACTCCAACATCATGTCGCCGCCGCAGGCCACCACGGCGGGCGGCGTTGCCATCGCGACACACGATTTGCGGCTGCCGCGCTGGCGCAACTGCACCGCGTGTCACCAGAAGGTGCACGGATCGAACGTGAATGGAGCCTTGTTGCGATGAGATTCCTGCTGGCGATCGCCCTTCCGCTCGCGCTTCTGGCGGAGGGCGCGCCCATCCAGAAGGAAGCGCACCGGCACACGGCCGCCATCACGGCGAAGAAGAAGCTGCGGAAGATCCGGTCGGCGAAGACGCTCGCTTCGGCGCCGGCGGCGGCACGGGCGCAGGAGAGCGCCCCGGCGGCGGCTGCCGACGTCACGGAGACGCAGGCGTCCGCCCAGGCCGCAGGTCCGCAGGAGAAAAAGTGGGAGGTCAATCCGGAACCGACCGGCACTGAAAGCGTCTTTGGCGGACACATTGACATCGGCGCCCGCTGGATCACGCGCGCCGGCGACTTCAACACCTACCGCAGCCTGGTGAACCTCAGCCAGGGCACGCGGCTGACCAACGCCGAGCTGCGGCTCGAGCCAAAGGGGTCGAAGCTGCTCGACAGCGGCCTGCTGACGATGACCGCCTGGGGCGGCGATCCGTACAACACGGCGCGGCTCGACGTGGTGAAGCGCGGCCTGTATCGGCTCACGAGCACCTACTCCAACATCGCCATGTTCAACGCGCTGCCGTCGTTTGCCAACATCGGCGTGCCTGGCTCGCCGCTGTTTTTCAACCAGCGGACGATGGACACGCGCATCCGCAACTATGAGAACGAGCTGACGCTCTTTCCCGGCAAGCGGGTGATGCCCTACATCGCTTACGGCCGCAACACGAGCTACGGTACGGGAATCACGCCGCTGGTGCAGCCGCCGAATGAGTATCCGCTGCGCAACGTGATCGACTGGCGGCTGTATGAAGTGCGCGGCGGCATCCGGGTGGAACTCGACCGTTTCCACGCCACCGTCGAACAGGGCGGCCGGCGGTTCCACGACGGGCAATCGGTGTACTCCACCGAGACGCTGGCCGGCAACCGCTCCACGCCGTACCTGGGGCAGATCCTGTCGCTCACCCAGGGCAGCCAGCTCTACCGCGTGCGCGGCGAGGCCGAGCACACGCGAGCGCTGGTGACGACGTCGCCCTTCCACTGGCTGGATCTGTCGGGCAGCTTCATCCGCAGCCGCCCGAAGACGTACTCGGAGTTGAACCAGCTCGTGCGGGGGAAAGTCGTGGATCCCAACGACCCGCTGCTTGTGTTGCTCGGGACCACCGACTATTTCTTCGGCAACGCCACCATGCCGCACATCTCCGGCAGCGCGGCGGCCGAAGCCAGGCTGGGCTCGCGGATCCGCATCCGCGAGAGCTGGGAGACGGACCGCTTCCACACGACCGGAATCAACACGCTGCGCTCGCTGCAACTGCTTTCGCCCACGGCCACGGCGGCGCTGACCCTCACCGATGGCGAGCGGCTGGAGGTGAACCGGCACCGTCAGCAGATCGAGGCCATCTGGGACGTGAGCAAGCAACTCACGATCCGCGGCGGGCACCGCTATGAGTGGGGCCGTTCGCTGATGAAGGCCAGCACGTACTCGCAGGGCGCGCCTTACGACCGTCTTGAGATGGAGCGGCAGGGTGGCGTGTTCGGGTTCGTGCTGCGGCCGTTGCAGCGCGTGTCGCTCAACGGCGACATGGAATTCATCGACGGCATCAAGACCTATTACCGGACCGGTCTCTACGATCACACCCGGCTGCGGTTCCAGACCCGGTTCCAGTTGCCGAAGAACCTGTTCTTCAACGCCAACTACAACCGGTTGACCAACGAAAACCCGAACCCCGACGTCCGCTACTGGTATGAGGCCGAGGCGATCTCGGGCAGTCTCCAGTGGCTGCCGGGCGCAGGCAAGAACGTCGCCATCATCGCTGAATATCAGCGGTCGAAGATTCGAAGCGACATCAATTATCTGTACCCGCTGGGGCTGTTCCCGGTGGCGAGCAACTACCGCGACTACGCCCACACGGGCACGATGCTGATCGACCTGCGCCTGCCGCTGGGGCCGCGCTACAGCGGGCGGCTCTCGGCGGGCGGTTCCTTTGTGACCACGTCCGGGGTGAGGCCGACGGACTATTACCAGCCGCAGGGACGGCTGGTGCTGCCGGTGACCCAGAAGATGGAGTTCTTCTCCGAGTACCGCTATTTTGGCCTGAGTCAGACGATTTACGTCTTCGAGGGTTTCCGGACGCATATGTACACGGGGGGCGTCCGGCTGCTGATGTAGAGTCTGAGCGCATCCCTCCTCCCCCCTCCGCACTCCCGGGGCAGGCTCCGGCCTGCCCCTTGTTTTTCTCCGGCTCCCGCGTACATTGGTGGAAGGAGGTAGGTTCTCATGTTCCGGTTGTTTCCGGTCCTGTTGTCCGCTGCCATGGTCTGCTCTGCCGCCGTCCCGCTGGGGGACTCGGCGCGGGGAGCGCAGGTGTTCCAGGAACAGAAGTGCGTTGTCTGCCATAGCGTGAACGGGAAAGGCGGCAAGTCGGCCCCGGATCTCGGCCAGACCGTGGGCCGCGGCTACACGCCGGCCACGCTGGCGGCACAGATGTGGAACCATGCGCCGAAGATGTGGGAGTCGATCGAGCGCGCCAGCCTGAAGCCGCCGAAGCTGACCACCCAGCAGGCGGCCGATCTGTACGCCTACTTTTACTCGGCCCGTTTCTTCGAGAAGAAAGGGGACGCGGCGCGGGGCAAAAAGCTGTTTGCGGAGAAGGGCTGCGCCGGGTGTCATCAGAGCGCGGGCGGGGGCGCGCCCGACGTCAGCCAGTGGCCGGCCATCACTGACCCGATCGAACTGGCTCGCCAGATGTGGAACCATTCGCCGCAGATGAAGGGGGCGATCGAGGCGAAGAAGGCAGCGCTGCCGAAGATCACCGCCGACGAGATGAACGACATCACCGTGTACCTTCAGAGCCTGCCGACGGCGTCGAAGGAAGCTCCAAAGTATGTGCCGGCCTCGGCGGCCACGGGCGAGGAGCTGTTCAGGGTGAAGGGGTGTGCGGGCTGCCATGCCGGTGCCAAGGGGCTGGGCAAGAGCGGTCCGAAGAGCAACGCGGAACTGGCCGCCGCGCTCTGGAACCATCCGGGCAAGGCGCCCCGCAACAGCGAGCTGAGGCCGGAGGAGATGACCCGTCTGCTCGGCTATGTGTGGTCGCTCCAGTTCGCCAACGAGGGCGGCAACGCCGCGGCCGGCGAGAAGGCGTTCGCGTCGAAAGGCTGCCGGAACTGCCACGGCTCCGGCGTGCCGAAGCTCGCTCATGGAGAAGGCGACAACAGCTTCGGCATGGTGGCCGTGCTCTGGAGTCACGGGCCGCAGATGCTGAGCCAGATGCGCGCGAAGGGCATGCAGTGGCCCGCCTTCGGCGGCAGCGATATCGTGGATCTGCTCGCCTACATGAAGTCGAAGAAGTGAAGGCTGCGACACCGCCTCGCCACGCCGCCTCCCGGGTGGCGTGGCGTGCCCGGATGGCTGCGGGAGGGCGGCGTCAGTCCAGCCGCTCGGGGTCGAGCCGGATGCCGGTTTCTCCGGCGGCCTTCTTTTCGGCGTAGCGGCGGACCCAGTCCTGCCAGCGCCTGCCGGCGGCCATGTCGCGCCCGCTGAACTCGATGCCGGCGATGTCGGCGTAGCGGAAGACGAGCTTTTCGGTGCGGCCCGCAGGGATCAGCCGAACCAGGCTTTCTTCAAGGCTCGGGCGCGGGCGGCGGTCAAAGAGATATCCTTCGACCCGCGTCCCGTCCTTCAGCAGAAGGGTGACATCGCCGCGATAATCGAAGGCGGCCTCGATGCCTTCGCGGAGGTCGGCCTCGTTATCGGCGCGCCAGACGACGCCCTGCGAGGCGTGCCTCTGGACCGTCCCGGTCATGAGGTTTTCTCCCGCGGCCCGGCGCCGATCTGAACCAGCTCCCAGGGGTGCGGCGCGGGCTGCATCCGTTCGAGGTCTTCGGCGGCCTGAGCGTCCGGGTAGAGCGAGAAGGTGGCGCGGATGGTGTCGAGGAAACCGCGCCAGCCGGAGAAGGTGTGGTTGACGGCGGTCGCCTCAAAGCCGCTGTGCATCATGCAGTTGGCGCACTTCGGATTGCCGCTTTCCGGGCCGTAGCGCTCCCATTCGGTCTCTTCGAGCAGTTCGCGGAAGCTCTCGGCGTAGCCGTCCTGCTGGACGTAGCAGGGGCGCTGCCACCCGAACAGGTTGTAGGTCGGCATGCCCCAGGGCGTGCAGGAGAGCTCGCGCAGCCCCATCAGAAACTCCATGAACAGCGGAGAAAGGTTGAAGACCCAACGCTTTTTGCGGTTGGAAAGGATCAGCCGGAAGAGTTTTTTTGTCCGCTCGCGCTGAAGCCAGAGCTCCTGATTGGGCGCTTTTTCGTAGGCATAACCCGGCGAAAGCATCATGCCTTCGACGCCCAGATCCATCATTTCATCGAAGAAAGCGCGCACGCTTTTCGGATCCGCGCCATCGAACAGGGTCGTGTTGGTGGTGACGCGGAAGCCGCGGCGGACGGCCTCGCGGATCGCCTCGACCGCGATTTCATAGCCGCCCTCGCGGCAGACGGAAAAATCGTGGTGCTCTTTCTGCCCGTCGAGATGAACGGAAAATGTCAGGTATTTGCTGGGGCGGAAGAGGTGAAGTTTTTCTTTCAGGAGCAGTGCGTTGGTGCAGAGATATATGTATTTTTTCCGGGCGATGAGGCCATCGACGATCTCGTGGATCTGCGGATGCAGCAGCGGCTCGCCGCCGGGGATGGAA
Encoded here:
- a CDS encoding hopanoid biosynthesis associated radical SAM protein HpnH, encoding MAIPISQMWTVAAYVLKQKLKGRRRYPLVLMLEPLFRCNLACAGCGKIQYPVHILKQNMPPEECFRAVDECGAPIVSIPGGEPLLHPQIHEIVDGLIARKKYIYLCTNALLLKEKLHLFRPSKYLTFSVHLDGQKEHHDFSVCREGGYEIAVEAIREAVRRGFRVTTNTTLFDGADPKSVRAFFDEMMDLGVEGMMLSPGYAYEKAPNQELWLQRERTKKLFRLILSNRKKRWVFNLSPLFMEFLMGLRELSCTPWGMPTYNLFGWQRPCYVQQDGYAESFRELLEETEWERYGPESGNPKCANCMMHSGFEATAVNHTFSGWRGFLDTIRATFSLYPDAQAAEDLERMQPAPHPWELVQIGAGPREKTS
- the mtrF gene encoding cytochrome c, giving the protein MKWTLAALLLITSTVLVSSTQSPFTQRDKAFYADEATINFVRPGLVFKILGHEIAADGTVKVRFRITDPKGVPLEREGINTPGPVSTSFILAYLPNDGNHWRTYTTRLKTSTWPPTAGKQARQSSADSGGSYQKVADGEYIYTFGTKLPANYDKTATHAISLYGNRNLSEFELGVNYATDNYYFVPDGSAVKRVRQVITTESCNKCHEDLRFHGGSRKGMDNCILCHSPAYTIGNTTVQNINPETGNTIDMTVMIHKIHMGANLPSVRAGQPYRIVGFGNNVADYSKIGMPSGANNCQWCHVEKNDKAAQKDAWLSNPTRAACGSCHDNVNFATGENHLGIIQVSDNQCKNCHIPQGELDFDASILGAHITEQNSSLVRGAVAKIERIENAQPGKKPVITFSLKDRAGNPMAISDLIPGAGRGRLAFTLAPLDVDYGLNFGTATTKGYVNETVTVTSVTGTPGLYTYTMNTAIPADAKGTWTIALEGRTDEKVLEGTLKERVIEVNIPNDVKYVSVDGSPVQARRVVTTTATCNQCHARLSFHGENRNEIDNCVICHNPSMTDAARRPAAQAPPESINMATMIHRIHTGEEQPRDYTIYGFGNVPHNYNHVLLPPPATGASCTLCHVNNSQQAPSKGVLAVTDPRGWLNPVQPTAAACLGCHASREAASHALAHTTTLGESCGVCHGPNATYSVNKVHAQ
- the omcK gene encoding cytochrome c, whose product is MKIRYLPLIAAFAWAAWPAAARQGQEPAKKEQAPAAAATQAKKEYVGSDTCAGCHDEIRTNFKKNAHIILETTRSRGWEGKACESCHGPGSVHAESTSPDDILSPKKMTPAAIDQMCLACHKNQQTQAGRVQSGHARNSVPCTACHNVHKAGEEASARQFRRPAGINRNCQGCHMDVWASFQKPHRHPLPEGAMSCTSCHNPHGSFLNRNLRLASGQQPGCFQCHSDKRGPFVFEHAPVRNEPCTICHEAHGSANPRMMTRHEVTNLCLECHSNIMSPPQATTAGGVAIATHDLRLPRWRNCTACHQKVHGSNVNGALLR